In the genome of Ammoniphilus sp. CFH 90114, the window CCCCGGAAGCATATTGCATAGCATGCCCCAATAGCTTTTCCGCGTTTTCAATTTCTCCATCTAGTGTGTTTGTTTCGTTATTTACAACAGTCAATGGGTATAGAGGTTGATCTTGCTTGTTCTGCTGGCGTAAGACAAAGGCAAGGTCAAATAGCATTTCCATAGCCTTTGGTTTAGTCATAGGAAGCATGATTCGTTCAGGCGCATCCCTTTGAACATATGGAGTTTGCTCCTCAAGTAGAGAGATTTTTCGGCCGTATTTTTCAACGAAATAAGGACCAACGATGCAAGTGACCAGGATTTTAATTATCACAGCATTGACTGTTGCTTGATCTAATAATCCTACATTAAAGCCGACCAATGTTGCTGCTAAGGTGGCAGCAGCCTGGGGAATGGTCAGACCAAAGGTGATATGCAGTTCATCCCGATTGTAATTATAAAATTTATAGACAACCCAGGAAGCCAGGTACTTGCCGAGAATGACTCCACCGACAATGAAAACCGTGAGAATCCAGGCCCTTGGATTCCCGATTAACACGCTCAGATCCATCAACATTCCAACGGAAAGTAAGAAAAAAGGAATGAAGAGAGCATTCGCCGTAAAGCGGATTCGATTCATAAGCGGTCCTTGGTCAAACACGAGACGATTGAGAGTGAGGCCAGCAAGGAAGGCACCTATAATGGGTTGAACACCCGCAACCATAGCCAGAAACGCGGAAAAAAACAAAATGACGATGATGAACGTAAACAAGGTAGATCCGTCAGGACTCATGTTTCGGAAAAACCAACGGGTAATTAGCGGAGCTCCTAATGTAATAGCTAGGACAAAGAGTGCGAGGGAGAGGAATAAGGATAAAACAAAGCCTAGGGATAAATGACCCGTAGCAGCCCCTGTGATGATAGCAAGCGTGATTAAGGCGAGTGTATCGGTCACAAGGGTTCCGCCAACGGCTGTAGTGACTGCTTTGTTTTTGGAGACTCCTAGCCGACTAGCGATGGGATAGCCAAGCAAGGTATGGGATCCGAGAATAGAGCCAAGGAGAATCGAGGCTGACAAGCTATAATCTAGCCCCAGTCCGATTCCAGTCCCAATTAATAGTGGGAAAATAAAGGAGAGAAGCCCAAAGAAAATACTTCGATTTTTATATTTTTT includes:
- a CDS encoding cation:proton antiporter, whose product is MFELPLQHPVMVFALSMTLFLLTPMLMKRMRIPGLIGPILAGIIMGPHGFAVLARDQTVELLGTVGLLFIIFIAGLEMDIDGFKKYKNRSIFFGLLSFIFPLLIGTGIGLGLDYSLSASILLGSILGSHTLLGYPIASRLGVSKNKAVTTAVGGTLVTDTLALITLAIITGAATGHLSLGFVLSLFLSLALFVLAITLGAPLITRWFFRNMSPDGSTLFTFIIVILFFSAFLAMVAGVQPIIGAFLAGLTLNRLVFDQGPLMNRIRFTANALFIPFFLLSVGMLMDLSVLIGNPRAWILTVFIVGGVILGKYLASWVVYKFYNYNRDELHITFGLTIPQAAATLAATLVGFNVGLLDQATVNAVIIKILVTCIVGPYFVEKYGRKISLLEEQTPYVQRDAPERIMLPMTKPKAMEMLFDLAFVLRQQNKQDQPLYPLTVVNNETNTLDGEIENAEKLLGHAMQYASGADIPIKLLTRVDPNIANGMVRAVIEERISMVIAGWNAKQTRSHCTFGSVLDRFVDRTTQAILIAKLDQPLNTTKRIVAVFPRGMDHAYGFREALHRIQGMSTAIGSTLHCLIMDEDENGFLNYLLESHHQPPTTVARIFGWKTLYATYLSTPHPDDLIVILSARAGTVAWHPELEVLPGKLARRKLQNFIIYYPTEEKETDMRGTSGTGLPKEVLLRRDFYT